The following proteins are co-located in the Paenibacillus sp. JNUCC32 genome:
- a CDS encoding ArsR/SmtB family transcription factor, with the protein MEKEHHELLHEDQAMEASRLLKAISDPTRIRILHLLSQEECPVGHIAEVLGMSQSAVSHQLGYLRSLRLVKYRRDGNIYYYTYEDEHVIGILQQVLDHIAH; encoded by the coding sequence ATGGAAAAAGAACACCATGAGCTGCTGCACGAAGACCAGGCCATGGAAGCGTCACGACTCCTGAAGGCCATTTCGGATCCGACGCGGATCCGGATTCTTCATTTGCTCTCACAGGAAGAATGCCCTGTTGGCCATATTGCCGAGGTGCTTGGCATGAGTCAGTCGGCGGTATCCCATCAGCTTGGCTATCTGCGAAGTTTGAGACTGGTCAAATACCGAAGGGACGGAAATATATATTATTACACGTATGAAGATGAGCATGTTATCGGGATTTTGCAGCAGGTGCTGGACCATATCGCTCATTAG
- a CDS encoding proline--tRNA ligase yields MRQSQLLMTTMRDVPSEAEALSHQWMLRGGYIRQTAAGIYSYLPLGWRVLRKIEAIIRQEMDAAGGQELLMPAVQPAELWKESGRYDVYGAELIRLHDRHDREFVLGPTHEEVITSIVRQEISSYRKLPVNLYQIQSKYRDERRPRFGLLRGREFLMKDAYSFDRDWEGLNASYRNMYDTYERIFSRCGLMFRAVEADAGAIGGQGETHEFMALADIGEDTVVSCSDCRYAANLERAESASPGEPDAMRDSVKTGGSSAMERIFTPGVKSIQELTDFLQVGAEQLMKTLIYRVDGELVAVLVRGDREANETKVKSYLGAEAAEMASAEEVKQATGAPVGFAGPVGLQLKIMVDHEVAAMKEGITGANQEDTHLKGVRPGLDFSLDYVGDFRNVTEGEPCPRCGAPLQFHRGIELGHVFKLGTKYSDAMNGKYLDADGREKPLIMGCYGIGVSRVMAAIAEQRISDGRLVWPMSVAPFRVHIIPVAVKDETQMQLAEHIYRELSGAGLEPLLDDRDERAGVKFKDADLAGAPLRIIVGRGAASGEVEWMGEDGIKFSMLAEEAIQRSREEADRQLK; encoded by the coding sequence ATGCGGCAAAGCCAATTATTGATGACCACGATGCGCGATGTGCCGTCCGAGGCGGAAGCACTGAGCCATCAATGGATGCTCCGCGGCGGATATATCCGTCAAACGGCGGCAGGGATCTATTCGTACCTGCCGCTGGGCTGGCGGGTCTTGCGGAAGATCGAAGCGATCATCCGGCAGGAAATGGACGCAGCAGGCGGGCAGGAGCTTCTCATGCCCGCTGTCCAGCCCGCCGAGCTGTGGAAGGAATCGGGCAGATACGACGTATACGGCGCGGAGCTGATCAGGCTCCATGACCGCCATGACCGTGAATTCGTGCTTGGACCAACCCATGAAGAAGTGATTACGTCCATCGTACGCCAGGAGATTTCCTCGTACCGGAAGCTGCCGGTCAACCTGTACCAGATTCAGAGCAAATACCGGGATGAGCGACGCCCTCGTTTTGGCCTGCTCCGGGGCCGGGAATTCCTGATGAAGGACGCGTATTCCTTCGATCGGGACTGGGAGGGACTGAACGCGTCCTACCGGAACATGTATGACACGTATGAGCGAATCTTTAGCCGCTGCGGTCTGATGTTCAGGGCGGTGGAAGCCGATGCCGGCGCGATTGGCGGACAAGGGGAGACCCATGAGTTCATGGCGCTGGCCGACATAGGGGAGGATACCGTTGTATCCTGCAGCGATTGCCGTTATGCGGCGAATTTGGAACGTGCGGAGTCTGCGTCTCCGGGAGAGCCTGATGCCATGCGGGATTCCGTAAAAACCGGCGGCAGCTCAGCTATGGAGCGCATATTCACTCCTGGAGTGAAGAGCATTCAGGAACTGACGGATTTCCTCCAGGTCGGTGCGGAGCAATTGATGAAGACGCTGATTTACCGCGTGGACGGTGAACTGGTTGCAGTGCTTGTCCGTGGGGACAGGGAAGCAAACGAGACCAAGGTGAAGTCCTACTTGGGAGCAGAAGCTGCGGAAATGGCGAGTGCCGAAGAGGTCAAACAGGCGACAGGAGCACCTGTCGGGTTTGCGGGACCGGTTGGCTTACAACTAAAGATCATGGTCGATCATGAAGTGGCCGCCATGAAGGAGGGCATTACCGGTGCCAATCAGGAGGACACCCATCTGAAGGGGGTCCGTCCGGGACTTGATTTCTCGCTGGATTACGTCGGCGATTTCCGGAATGTGACGGAAGGAGAGCCTTGCCCGCGCTGTGGAGCACCGCTGCAGTTTCATCGCGGGATTGAGCTCGGGCATGTTTTTAAGCTGGGAACCAAATATAGTGACGCCATGAACGGCAAGTACCTGGATGCCGACGGCCGGGAAAAACCTCTGATCATGGGATGCTACGGTATCGGCGTTTCCCGCGTCATGGCGGCCATTGCCGAACAGCGAATTTCGGATGGACGTTTGGTCTGGCCGATGTCCGTCGCTCCGTTCAGGGTCCACATCATCCCGGTTGCGGTGAAGGATGAGACCCAGATGCAACTGGCCGAGCACATCTACCGCGAGCTGAGCGGTGCTGGTCTTGAGCCTCTTTTGGACGACCGGGACGAACGGGCCGGGGTCAAGTTTAAGGATGCCGACCTTGCGGGCGCTCCGCTGCGCATCATCGTCGGGCGCGGTGCGGCTTCGGGGGAGGTTGAATGGATGGGCGAGGATGGAATCAAGTTTAGCATGCTTGCCGAGGAAGCAATCCAGCGTTCCCGCGAGGAGGCAGACCGTCAGCTGAAGTGA
- a CDS encoding MBL fold metallo-hydrolase, translating to MNQEEKGSSPDIHYIEEHQLSQVKIALSNPLRWVNSYVLRGDDGVTVIDPGPRTASSEREWLAAMEQLEMDFSDIVSVVLTHHHPDHYGLAGWFQERSGAKVWMSERAHREAMLMWGADSSMDRALPAFFRQHGMPETKLALLPEHLNSFFPQVTPQPEISFIGEDLPFRMGNRIWMPVQTAGHAPGHLSFFHADSGVLLCGDAVLPQISPNVSLVPGSDAEPLALFLAGLRRLRELHVRTAYPGHRHPFTHFRERIDALLLHHEERLTTIAGMLSAAGRLTAYEVCTALFGDKLGIHQLRFAMCEALAHLAELARRGEAAMIETGDGMCYFSVRKPPHS from the coding sequence ATGAATCAGGAAGAGAAGGGCTCCAGCCCGGATATTCATTATATAGAAGAGCATCAGCTCAGTCAGGTGAAAATTGCACTGTCCAACCCGTTACGATGGGTGAACAGCTATGTGCTGCGGGGAGATGACGGGGTGACCGTCATCGATCCGGGGCCGCGCACGGCTTCCTCGGAGCGGGAATGGTTGGCGGCGATGGAGCAGTTGGAGATGGATTTCAGCGACATCGTCTCCGTCGTGCTGACCCATCATCACCCGGACCACTACGGGCTTGCCGGGTGGTTTCAGGAACGCTCGGGCGCGAAGGTGTGGATGTCAGAGCGGGCGCATCGGGAAGCGATGCTGATGTGGGGAGCGGATTCCTCGATGGATCGTGCGCTCCCCGCGTTCTTTCGGCAGCATGGCATGCCGGAAACCAAGCTTGCCCTGCTGCCGGAGCATCTGAACAGCTTCTTTCCCCAAGTCACGCCGCAGCCGGAGATCTCGTTCATCGGGGAGGACCTGCCGTTCCGGATGGGGAACCGGATCTGGATGCCGGTGCAAACGGCCGGCCATGCTCCGGGGCATCTGTCATTCTTCCATGCGGACAGCGGCGTCCTGTTATGCGGCGATGCCGTGCTGCCGCAAATCTCGCCTAACGTGAGCCTGGTGCCCGGCAGCGACGCCGAGCCGCTGGCACTCTTCCTTGCAGGGCTGCGCCGCCTGCGGGAACTGCATGTCCGGACGGCGTATCCCGGACACCGCCACCCGTTCACGCATTTCCGTGAACGGATCGACGCGCTCCTCCTCCATCACGAGGAGCGCCTGACCACCATCGCCGGCATGCTGAGCGCTGCCGGACGGCTCACCGCCTACGAGGTCTGCACCGCCCTCTTCGGCGATAAGCTCGGCATCCACCAGCTGCGCTTCGCCATGTGCGAAGCGCTGGCCCATCTCGCCGAGCTGGCCCGGCGCGGAGAAGCCGCGATGATCGAAACCGGGGACGGAATGTGCTATTTTTCTGTACGGAAACCGCCGCATTCCTGA